The following are encoded in a window of Thiohalophilus sp. genomic DNA:
- the rpsR gene encoding 30S ribosomal protein S18: MARFFRRKKFCRFTAEGIKEIDYKDLGLLKANITESGKIVPSRITGTKARYQRQLATAVKRARYLALLPYSDSHKN; this comes from the coding sequence ATGGCCCGTTTTTTCCGTCGCAAGAAATTCTGTCGTTTTACCGCTGAAGGTATCAAGGAGATCGATTACAAGGATCTCGGTTTGCTGAAGGCCAATATCACCGAAAGCGGCAAGATTGTGCCCAGTCGCATTACCGGCACCAAGGCCCGTTATCAGCGTCAGCTGGCTACCGCCGTCAAGCGTGCCCGTTATCTGGCGCTGCTGCCGTACAGCGACTCGCACAAGAACTAA
- a CDS encoding HlyC/CorC family transporter, with amino-acid sequence MNELPLGMLIGILVFLLIASGFFSGSETGLMSLNRYRLRNLSEKQHKGAQKAERLLTRPDRLIGVILLGNNFVNILASAIATLIGIRLFGESGIWIATIALTIVVLIFSEVTPKTLAAFNPERYALPASYLLAPLLRIFYPLVWLITRVSNGLLWLFGVRLDEAGRMTLSSEELRVVVSEAGSMIPQRHQEMLLSILDLEKVSVDDIMVPRNEIAGIDLSDDWEEIAKQLTESQHTRMPVYEGDIDHVIGMVHLRRAVRLFQQDELSKDNFRQIIRDAYFVPEGTPLHTQLLNFQRERRRIALVVNEYGDIQGLVTLEDILEEIVGEFTTDPAASSRDIHVQEDGTFLVDGSITIRELNKALEWDLPTEGPKTLNGLILEYLEHIPDPGTSLLIADYPIEIVQTTGNAVKTVHIDPGWKRNNLPAGEQEPGKP; translated from the coding sequence TTGAACGAATTACCCCTAGGTATGCTCATCGGCATACTCGTCTTCCTGTTGATTGCGTCGGGGTTTTTCTCCGGCTCCGAAACGGGGCTGATGAGTCTCAACCGTTATCGCCTGCGCAACCTGTCCGAAAAACAGCACAAGGGCGCGCAAAAGGCAGAACGCCTGCTGACCCGGCCCGATCGCCTGATCGGCGTGATCCTGCTGGGCAACAACTTCGTCAATATTCTGGCCTCGGCCATTGCCACCCTGATCGGTATCCGGCTGTTCGGCGAATCCGGCATCTGGATCGCCACCATCGCCCTGACCATCGTGGTGCTGATCTTCTCCGAGGTCACGCCCAAAACCCTGGCGGCCTTCAACCCGGAACGTTATGCCCTGCCCGCCTCCTATTTGCTGGCGCCGCTGCTGAGAATTTTTTATCCGCTGGTCTGGCTGATCACACGCGTTTCCAACGGCCTGCTCTGGCTGTTCGGCGTGCGACTCGATGAGGCCGGACGCATGACCCTCAGCAGCGAGGAGCTGCGCGTGGTGGTCAGCGAGGCCGGCAGCATGATTCCCCAGCGCCACCAGGAGATGCTGCTGAGTATTCTGGATCTGGAAAAGGTCAGCGTCGACGACATCATGGTGCCGCGCAACGAGATCGCCGGCATCGATCTCTCTGATGACTGGGAGGAAATCGCCAAGCAACTGACCGAAAGCCAGCACACCCGCATGCCGGTCTACGAAGGGGATATCGATCATGTGATCGGCATGGTCCATCTGCGCCGTGCCGTGCGACTCTTCCAGCAGGATGAGCTGAGCAAGGACAATTTCCGCCAGATCATTCGCGACGCCTATTTCGTCCCCGAGGGAACGCCCCTGCACACCCAGTTGCTCAACTTCCAGCGCGAGCGCCGGCGCATTGCGCTGGTGGTCAACGAGTACGGGGATATTCAGGGGCTGGTCACCCTGGAGGATATTCTCGAGGAGATCGTCGGCGAGTTCACCACCGACCCGGCCGCCTCCAGTCGCGATATTCACGTGCAGGAGGACGGCACGTTTCTGGTCGACGGCAGCATCACCATCCGCGAACTGAACAAGGCGCTGGAGTGGGATCTGCCCACCGAGGGACCGAAAACCCTCAACGGCCTGATCCTCGAATACCTGGAACACATTCCCGATCCCGGCACCAGTCTGCTGATCGCCGACTATCCCATCGAAATCGTCCAGACCACCGGCAATGCGGTCAAGACCGTGCACATCGACCCGGGCTGGAAACGCAACAACCTGCCGGCGGGGGAGCAGGAACCCGGGAAGCCTTGA
- the rplI gene encoding 50S ribosomal protein L9 produces the protein MEVILLENVANLGTLGDKVNVRPGYGRNFLLPQKKAVPATRENIEAFEARRAELEKAAAEALAAAQARAEKIAELGQVTIQAHAGEEGKLFGSVAVADIADAVTAAGIELEKREVTLPEGPIRLTGEYEIELQLHPEVMQSIKVIVEAE, from the coding sequence ATGGAAGTCATTCTGCTGGAAAACGTAGCCAATCTCGGCACCCTGGGCGACAAGGTCAACGTGCGTCCCGGTTATGGCCGCAACTTTCTGCTGCCGCAGAAAAAAGCGGTGCCGGCCACCCGTGAGAATATCGAAGCCTTTGAAGCGCGCCGCGCCGAGCTGGAAAAAGCGGCTGCCGAGGCCCTGGCCGCGGCCCAGGCCCGTGCCGAGAAGATCGCCGAGCTGGGTCAGGTGACCATCCAGGCTCACGCCGGTGAGGAAGGCAAGCTGTTCGGCTCTGTGGCCGTGGCCGACATCGCCGACGCGGTAACCGCGGCCGGCATCGAGCTGGAAAAACGTGAAGTCACCCTGCCCGAGGGCCCGATTCGTCTGACCGGCGAATACGAGATCGAACTGCAGCTGCACCCGGAAGTCATGCAGTCCATCAAGGTCATCGTCGAGGCCGAGTGA
- a CDS encoding DUF2232 domain-containing protein: MMKSLASYAMRGPLQAILAVTGLAIASLLFFPLSWPLSYLSAGLVALVGLTQASRESLLILLGATAALAVLALLIGSPHFAVGYALVVWSPAWLAAQWLRQRESLSQTLLLCGLVGLVGISIMFPLLGDPAQWWGEYFNQQVIPALKQAGIEIQDEVALRAVLEQSARLMTGAMLTSLVLSAIIGLLAGRYWQALLFGSASPGEFHQLRLGTLAAGISLAIVALAQFVGGLAGQWLVNAATVVLGVFLFQGLAVGHALAARSQNAQIWLVALYIVLFFTLPYGALAIAMLGILDNWIELRRRFPGAAG; encoded by the coding sequence ATGATGAAGTCGCTGGCAAGCTATGCCATGCGCGGCCCGCTCCAGGCCATCCTCGCGGTGACCGGGCTGGCCATCGCCTCGCTGCTGTTTTTTCCGCTGAGCTGGCCGTTGAGTTATCTCAGCGCCGGCCTGGTGGCGCTGGTGGGGCTGACCCAGGCCAGCCGCGAAAGCCTGCTGATCCTGCTGGGAGCCACCGCCGCGCTGGCCGTGCTGGCCCTGCTGATCGGCAGTCCGCACTTTGCCGTCGGCTATGCGCTGGTGGTCTGGTCGCCGGCCTGGCTGGCGGCCCAGTGGCTGCGCCAGCGCGAGTCGCTCTCCCAGACCCTGCTGTTGTGTGGGCTGGTGGGACTGGTCGGCATCAGCATTATGTTCCCGCTGCTGGGCGATCCGGCCCAGTGGTGGGGCGAGTATTTCAACCAGCAGGTGATCCCGGCGCTCAAACAGGCCGGCATCGAGATTCAGGACGAGGTCGCCCTGCGGGCGGTGCTGGAGCAGTCGGCCCGGTTGATGACCGGGGCCATGCTCACCTCGCTGGTATTGAGCGCCATTATCGGTCTGCTGGCCGGGCGCTACTGGCAGGCGCTGTTGTTTGGCAGTGCCAGTCCCGGCGAGTTTCACCAGCTGCGCCTAGGCACGCTGGCCGCCGGCATCTCGCTGGCCATCGTGGCGCTGGCCCAGTTCGTGGGTGGTCTGGCCGGCCAGTGGCTGGTCAATGCGGCCACCGTGGTGCTGGGCGTGTTTTTGTTTCAGGGGCTGGCCGTGGGCCATGCCCTGGCTGCCCGCAGCCAGAATGCGCAGATCTGGCTGGTGGCATTGTATATCGTGCTGTTTTTTACCCTGCCCTATGGCGCGCTCGCGATCGCCATGCTGGGCATACTGGATAACTGGATTGAGCTCCGTCGCCGTTTTCCCGGGGCGGCGGGTTAA
- a CDS encoding FHA domain-containing protein translates to MSKLTLSFKGSILRVYPILKGSMLIGRDPQCTIHIDSLAVSPQHARIDTRDQTSVLVDLDSEGGTFVDQNKIDKHLLKDGDTLRIGKHTLEYKYEEDLNMAHVDELPVPEVEEITPQQAETEQNHETRQGWLQILNGQNLGKTLSLNRSMTNLGKPGVATAVITRRNDGYFLSHLEGEHPPLVDNQPLGEHSHKLRDGNTIQIGNIKMQFYLD, encoded by the coding sequence GTGTCCAAGCTGACGCTGTCATTCAAGGGAAGCATTCTGCGTGTCTATCCGATCCTCAAGGGCAGCATGCTGATCGGCCGTGATCCCCAGTGCACCATTCATATCGACAGCCTGGCGGTCTCGCCCCAGCACGCCCGCATCGACACCCGGGATCAGACCTCGGTACTGGTCGATCTCGACAGCGAGGGCGGCACCTTCGTCGACCAGAATAAAATCGACAAGCATCTGCTCAAGGATGGTGACACCCTCCGCATCGGCAAGCACACGCTGGAATACAAATACGAAGAAGATCTCAACATGGCGCACGTGGATGAGTTGCCGGTGCCCGAAGTGGAAGAGATCACCCCGCAACAGGCCGAAACCGAACAAAACCACGAAACCCGTCAGGGCTGGCTGCAGATCTTAAACGGCCAGAACCTGGGCAAGACCCTGAGCCTGAACCGCTCCATGACCAACCTGGGTAAACCGGGCGTGGCCACGGCGGTCATCACGCGGCGCAACGACGGTTACTTTCTCTCGCATCTGGAAGGCGAACATCCTCCGCTGGTGGACAACCAGCCGCTGGGCGAACACAGCCACAAACTACGAGACGGCAACACCATCCAGATCGGCAACATCAAAATGCAGTTTTACCTGGACTGA
- a CDS encoding DUF3429 domain-containing protein, with translation MNTIKTEQLAKVLGYAGLIPFVVFSIGTWIDLPGVQNADFVLRTYGAIILSFMGAIHWGAAMSHQGKPAQVQLALSVFPALFGWAALLIAHTYSYSILIIAFVTLCVMDQRAAKDNLVPAWYVPMRIVLTTVVVLSLIAAALA, from the coding sequence TTGAATACGATAAAAACCGAACAATTGGCAAAAGTTCTGGGATATGCCGGCCTGATTCCATTTGTCGTCTTCAGTATCGGAACATGGATTGATCTGCCTGGCGTACAGAACGCCGACTTCGTCTTGAGAACCTACGGCGCCATTATCCTTTCGTTTATGGGAGCGATCCACTGGGGTGCGGCCATGTCGCATCAGGGAAAACCGGCGCAGGTGCAACTGGCGCTGAGCGTGTTTCCCGCTTTGTTTGGCTGGGCTGCCTTGTTGATCGCTCACACATACAGCTACAGCATACTGATAATTGCGTTTGTTACTTTATGCGTTATGGACCAGCGTGCCGCAAAAGATAACCTTGTGCCCGCATGGTATGTACCGATGCGCATCGTCCTGACCACGGTTGTTGTCCTGTCACTGATAGCCGCAGCACTCGCCTGA
- the radA gene encoding DNA repair protein RadA has protein sequence MAKSKVVYSCTECGSQAPKWAGQCGDCGAWNTLVEVTAVSSGARNARFSGFAGDAAGQRVQRLAEVNAADVARVPTGIGEFDRVLGSGLVPGSVVLLGGDPGIGKSTLLLQTVVSLGQQLTPLYITGEESLQQVSLRAQRLGLAADDLALLAETRVEDILAIAQQEQPRVLVIDSIQTIFTDEVTSAPGSVSQVRESAAQLVRYAKQTGTALFLVGHVTKEGTLAGPRVLEHMVDTVLYFEGDSSSRYRMVRAMKNRFGAVNELGVFAMTDKGLREVNNPSAIFLSRHDEAVPGSVILVTLEGSRPLLVEVQALVDDSQLSNPRRVTTGLEHNRLAMLLAVLHRHAGVVCADQDVFANVVGGVRVTETAADLAVILAVMSSLRNKTLPQELVVFGEVGLAGEIRPVPNGQDRLQEAAKHGFKRAVIPKGNAPRKPIDGLQITAVSRLEELLDLF, from the coding sequence ATGGCCAAGAGCAAAGTTGTTTATTCCTGCACCGAATGTGGTTCCCAGGCACCAAAATGGGCCGGGCAGTGCGGTGACTGCGGGGCGTGGAACACGCTGGTGGAAGTGACCGCAGTGAGCAGCGGCGCGCGCAACGCGCGCTTCAGCGGCTTTGCCGGCGACGCGGCCGGCCAGCGGGTGCAGCGACTGGCGGAGGTGAATGCCGCCGACGTGGCCCGTGTGCCCACCGGGATCGGCGAGTTCGACCGGGTGCTGGGCAGCGGGCTGGTGCCCGGCTCGGTGGTGTTGCTGGGCGGCGATCCCGGCATCGGCAAGTCAACGTTATTATTGCAAACCGTGGTCAGCCTGGGACAGCAACTGACCCCGCTGTATATTACCGGCGAGGAATCGCTGCAGCAGGTCAGCCTGCGCGCGCAACGCCTGGGGCTGGCGGCGGACGATCTGGCCCTGCTGGCCGAAACCCGGGTGGAGGATATCCTGGCCATTGCCCAGCAGGAGCAACCCCGGGTGCTGGTGATCGATTCCATCCAGACCATCTTTACCGACGAGGTGACCTCGGCGCCCGGCTCGGTCAGCCAGGTGCGCGAGTCGGCGGCGCAACTGGTGCGCTATGCCAAGCAGACCGGCACCGCGCTGTTTCTGGTCGGCCATGTCACCAAGGAGGGCACCCTGGCCGGGCCGCGGGTGCTGGAGCACATGGTCGATACCGTGCTCTATTTCGAAGGCGATTCCAGCAGCCGCTATCGCATGGTGCGGGCGATGAAAAACCGCTTCGGCGCGGTCAACGAGCTGGGCGTGTTTGCCATGACCGACAAGGGGCTGCGCGAGGTGAACAACCCTTCGGCGATCTTTTTGTCCCGCCACGACGAGGCGGTGCCCGGCAGTGTCATCCTGGTCACGCTCGAAGGCAGCCGCCCGTTGCTGGTGGAAGTGCAGGCGCTGGTCGATGACAGTCAGTTGAGCAATCCGCGCCGGGTGACCACTGGCCTGGAACACAACCGCCTGGCCATGCTGCTGGCCGTGCTGCATCGCCACGCCGGCGTGGTGTGCGCCGATCAGGATGTGTTCGCCAACGTGGTCGGCGGCGTGCGGGTCACCGAAACCGCCGCCGACCTGGCGGTGATCCTGGCGGTCATGTCGAGCCTGCGTAACAAGACCCTGCCGCAGGAACTGGTGGTGTTCGGCGAAGTGGGCCTGGCCGGCGAAATCCGCCCCGTGCCCAACGGCCAGGACCGCCTGCAGGAAGCGGCCAAACACGGCTTCAAACGCGCCGTCATCCCCAAAGGCAACGCCCCGCGCAAACCCATCGACGGCCTGCAGATCACCGCGGTTAGCCGGCTCGAAGAACTCCTTGATCTTTTTTAG
- the dnaB gene encoding replicative DNA helicase, whose amino-acid sequence MPDAIYSVTATDQATDALKVPPHSIEAEQAVLGGLMIDNSSWDQVADQVTEEDFYRRDHRLIFRAIAALAQESDPCDVVTLSEWLERHNQLDAAGGMSYLGGLAKNTPTAANIKAYAAIVRERSVLRQLTRVATEIGNLAYNPEGRSSAEVLDQAEKAVFDIAEQGARNRSGYVGIKDLLVKAVDRIDALYQSSDAYTGVPTGYTDFDDMTSGLQNSDLVIVAGRPSMGKTSFAMNLVENAAIKHQVPVAVFSMEMPGEQLVMRMMSSLGRIDQHKIRTGKLDDSDWPRLTSAVGILNEAPIYIDDTPGLSPTEIRSRARRIKREHGLGLIVVDYLQLMQLSGSSENRTNEISEISRGLKGLAKELNVPVITLSQLNRSLEQRPNKRPVMSDLRESGAIEQDADVIVFIYRDEVYNEESTDKGTAEIIISKQRNGPIGTARLTFLGQYTKFENYISGDNYLEGPGA is encoded by the coding sequence ATGCCTGATGCAATTTACTCGGTAACCGCCACGGATCAGGCCACCGACGCGCTCAAAGTGCCGCCGCACTCTATCGAGGCGGAGCAGGCGGTGCTCGGCGGGCTGATGATCGACAACAGCAGCTGGGACCAGGTGGCCGATCAGGTCACCGAAGAGGATTTTTACCGTCGCGATCACCGTCTGATTTTCCGCGCCATCGCCGCGCTGGCCCAGGAGAGCGATCCCTGCGACGTGGTGACCCTCTCCGAATGGCTGGAACGTCACAACCAGCTGGATGCCGCCGGCGGCATGAGTTATCTGGGCGGGCTGGCCAAGAACACCCCCACCGCCGCCAATATCAAGGCCTATGCGGCTATCGTGCGCGAACGCTCGGTACTGCGCCAGCTGACCCGGGTGGCCACCGAGATCGGCAACCTGGCCTATAACCCGGAAGGGCGCAGCAGCGCCGAGGTGCTGGATCAGGCCGAGAAAGCCGTGTTCGACATCGCCGAGCAGGGCGCGCGCAATCGCTCCGGCTATGTCGGTATCAAGGATCTGCTGGTCAAGGCGGTGGATCGCATCGACGCGCTTTATCAAAGCAGCGACGCCTATACCGGCGTGCCCACCGGCTATACCGATTTCGACGACATGACCTCCGGCCTGCAAAATTCCGACCTGGTCATCGTCGCCGGGCGCCCCTCCATGGGCAAAACCTCCTTCGCCATGAACCTGGTGGAAAACGCCGCCATCAAACACCAGGTGCCGGTGGCCGTGTTCAGTATGGAAATGCCCGGCGAGCAGCTGGTGATGCGTATGATGTCCTCGCTGGGGCGCATCGATCAGCACAAGATCCGCACCGGCAAGCTGGATGATTCGGACTGGCCGCGTCTGACCTCGGCGGTGGGCATTCTCAACGAGGCGCCGATCTATATCGATGACACGCCGGGGCTGAGCCCCACCGAGATCCGCTCCCGTGCCCGGCGCATCAAGCGCGAGCATGGCCTGGGCCTGATCGTGGTCGACTATCTGCAGCTGATGCAGCTCAGTGGCAGCAGTGAAAACCGCACCAACGAGATCTCCGAGATCTCGCGCGGGCTCAAGGGACTGGCCAAGGAACTCAACGTGCCGGTCATCACTCTCTCGCAGCTCAACCGCTCGCTGGAACAGCGCCCCAACAAACGGCCGGTCATGTCGGACCTGCGTGAATCGGGCGCCATCGAACAGGACGCCGACGTGATCGTCTTTATCTATCGCGACGAGGTCTACAACGAAGAGAGCACCGACAAGGGCACCGCCGAGATTATCATCTCCAAACAGCGTAACGGCCCCATCGGGACCGCGCGTCTGACCTTCCTCGGCCAGTACACCAAGTTCGAAAACTACATCTCCGGCGACAACTATCTGGAAGGGCCCGGTGCATGA
- the rpsF gene encoding 30S ribosomal protein S6, whose amino-acid sequence MRHYEIVFLVHPDQSEQVPAMLERYRNLVEGNGGKVHRVEDWGRRQLAFSIQKVHKAHYVLMNIECDQATRDELESGFRFNDAVIRNLIIRRDEAVTEPSPMAKKDEREEDSEQSAA is encoded by the coding sequence ATGCGACACTATGAGATCGTGTTTCTGGTCCACCCTGACCAGAGTGAACAGGTTCCCGCCATGCTGGAACGGTATCGCAACCTGGTCGAAGGCAACGGTGGCAAGGTCCATCGGGTCGAGGACTGGGGCCGCCGCCAGCTGGCTTTCTCCATCCAGAAAGTCCACAAGGCGCATTATGTTCTGATGAACATCGAATGCGACCAGGCCACCCGTGATGAACTGGAAAGTGGCTTCCGCTTTAACGACGCCGTCATTCGCAATCTGATCATCCGCCGTGATGAAGCCGTCACCGAGCCGTCCCCGATGGCGAAGAAAGACGAGCGCGAAGAAGACAGCGAGCAAAGCGCCGCTTGA
- a CDS encoding PilZ domain-containing protein — translation MSDSERRHFTRIRFDGDAWLIDTTNNRQWQTEVIDISLRGAMIRRPTDGPRDFDKTYLLQLQLSEEVRLEFETRITHYDNPDHLGLHFDHMDLDSASHLHRLLELNLGDPALLERELAELLESD, via the coding sequence ATGAGCGACTCCGAACGCCGACACTTCACCCGCATCCGCTTCGATGGCGACGCGTGGCTAATCGACACCACTAACAACCGCCAGTGGCAAACCGAGGTGATCGACATCAGCCTGCGCGGTGCCATGATCCGCCGCCCCACGGATGGCCCCCGCGACTTTGACAAAACCTATCTGCTGCAACTGCAGCTGAGCGAAGAAGTCCGGCTGGAATTTGAAACCCGCATTACCCACTACGACAACCCCGACCACCTTGGCCTGCACTTCGACCACATGGATCTCGACAGCGCCAGCCACCTGCACCGCCTGCTCGAACTCAACCTCGGCGACCCCGCCCTGCTCGAACGCGAACTGGCCGAACTGCTCGAATCGGACTAG
- a CDS encoding PDC sensor domain-containing protein, with the protein MSAFKDRITYQKQLLASLAAEPLTALARETASVWQEPTQLDQVLLQGLNRLPHCHMLYAVDTHNTLISANIENDQLDTQWRGLDLTGRPYLKRILPWQGFTLSPVYTSRHSLRPCITAIQAVHDGDAILGFIAGDYNVDDLHSQRSNPPASAGWSQYKGDPAIRGTVFQQQRSISAMDKVLGEVMNSIADMLRHHGIFHVKIHFSSSRASFWSLDDPYDYNIHMLDEIVDPERCLAYPRRPAHERTQVSSDDIGRVLDQFKALRHADETIYLRSASFNIINGMVGLTFSCDGSHYIHFQQFLEMDSRFWFGETAEAV; encoded by the coding sequence ATGTCAGCCTTCAAGGATCGCATTACCTATCAAAAGCAACTGCTGGCCAGCCTCGCGGCCGAGCCGCTGACCGCCCTCGCCCGGGAAACCGCCAGCGTCTGGCAGGAACCGACACAACTGGATCAGGTACTGTTGCAGGGACTGAACCGACTGCCCCACTGCCACATGCTTTACGCGGTGGACACCCATAACACCCTGATCTCCGCCAACATTGAGAATGATCAGCTCGATACCCAGTGGCGCGGCCTGGATCTCACCGGCCGGCCCTATTTAAAGCGTATCCTGCCCTGGCAGGGCTTCACCCTGTCACCGGTCTATACCAGCCGCCACAGCCTGCGCCCCTGCATCACCGCCATCCAGGCCGTGCACGACGGCGACGCCATCCTCGGCTTCATCGCCGGCGACTACAACGTCGACGATTTGCACAGCCAGCGCAGCAATCCTCCGGCCTCGGCCGGCTGGAGCCAGTACAAGGGCGACCCGGCGATCCGCGGCACCGTGTTTCAGCAGCAGCGTTCCATAAGCGCCATGGACAAGGTGCTCGGCGAAGTCATGAACAGCATCGCCGACATGCTGCGCCATCACGGCATCTTTCACGTCAAGATCCACTTCTCCAGCTCCCGCGCCTCCTTCTGGTCGCTGGACGATCCGTATGACTACAACATCCACATGCTCGATGAGATCGTCGATCCCGAACGCTGCCTCGCCTACCCGCGCCGCCCCGCGCATGAGCGCACTCAGGTCAGCTCTGATGACATCGGCCGTGTGCTGGATCAGTTCAAGGCCCTGCGCCACGCGGATGAAACCATCTACCTGCGCTCCGCCTCGTTCAACATCATCAACGGCATGGTCGGACTCACCTTCTCCTGCGACGGCTCGCATTACATCCACTTCCAGCAGTTCCTGGAGATGGACAGCCGGTTCTGGTTCGGGGAAACGGCCGAGGCTGTGTAG
- the alr gene encoding alanine racemase — translation MTRATRATINLRALQHNLTVARRHAPGSQLMAIIKANGYGHGMVEVAQALDDADAFGVASIDEAITLREAGIPQSIVLLEGFVQAGELRLIDGYQLQPVIHHPQQIVMLEQSPGPALDVWLKVDTGMHRLGIAPQETPAMLTRLLNCSRVASVRLMTHLANADDREDDYTLEQVRRFDGLNELSVTARSIANSAGLLGWPQSESDWARPGIMLYGASPFINSVGEQQDLQPVMTLRSQLIAVNRHGAGEPVGYGGSWRCPEPMPVGVVAIGYGDGYPRHVPSGTPVLLNGKRVPIVGRVSMDMLCLDLRECPDAKIGDEVILWGEGLPVEEIADAAGTIAYELLCKVTSRVDFEYVHH, via the coding sequence ATGACCCGTGCGACACGGGCCACCATTAACCTTCGCGCCCTGCAACACAATCTGACCGTCGCCCGCCGGCACGCCCCTGGCAGCCAACTGATGGCGATCATCAAGGCCAACGGTTACGGCCACGGCATGGTCGAGGTCGCCCAGGCCCTGGATGACGCCGATGCCTTTGGCGTGGCATCCATCGACGAGGCGATCACTCTGCGCGAGGCCGGCATTCCGCAATCGATCGTGTTGCTCGAAGGCTTCGTTCAGGCCGGGGAACTGCGACTGATCGACGGCTATCAACTGCAGCCGGTAATCCATCATCCCCAACAGATCGTCATGCTGGAACAGTCACCCGGCCCGGCGCTGGATGTCTGGCTCAAGGTCGACACCGGCATGCATCGTCTCGGGATCGCCCCGCAGGAGACACCGGCCATGCTGACTCGCCTGCTTAATTGTTCGCGGGTCGCCAGCGTGCGCCTGATGACTCACCTGGCCAACGCCGACGATCGCGAGGATGACTATACCCTGGAGCAGGTTCGCCGTTTCGACGGCCTGAATGAACTGAGCGTCACCGCGCGCAGCATTGCCAACTCCGCCGGCCTGCTCGGCTGGCCGCAAAGCGAAAGCGACTGGGCCCGGCCCGGCATCATGCTCTACGGCGCTTCGCCCTTTATCAATAGTGTCGGCGAACAACAGGATCTGCAGCCGGTGATGACCCTGCGCTCGCAACTGATCGCGGTGAACCGGCACGGGGCCGGCGAACCCGTCGGCTACGGCGGCAGCTGGCGCTGTCCCGAGCCGATGCCGGTGGGAGTGGTGGCCATCGGCTACGGCGACGGCTATCCGCGCCACGTGCCCAGCGGCACTCCGGTGTTACTGAACGGCAAGCGGGTGCCCATCGTCGGGCGGGTGTCGATGGACATGCTCTGCCTGGATCTGCGCGAGTGCCCCGATGCGAAAATCGGCGATGAAGTGATCCTGTGGGGCGAGGGACTGCCGGTGGAGGAGATCGCCGATGCCGCCGGCACCATCGCCTATGAGCTCTTATGTAAAGTGACATCGCGTGTCGATTTTGAGTACGTTCATCACTGA
- a CDS encoding GGDEF domain-containing protein, whose translation MNVAAYALYDSRDKGRYMPLYGLLSGMLLWLLDAMVDVYVLQVPQTLVENLIFPPLFDIALRSGIIVLMVALGVAARRKLKRQESLQQELLEYKNRLEELIELRAEEVRNPADSVNSEITVLKDRTRDLEEIASIDGLTRFYNRRKFGDLIDYELARQQRYHHSLSLILVDIDRFCEIAAVHGQATSEHVIRSVASRIHSRIRATDIPARWSEDEFAILIPETRQSDARRLAQKLVKAIDGTLIDNFGLVSISCGVTEAQAQDNVEQFTDRCVEAVRLAREGGGNRVEVL comes from the coding sequence ATGAACGTTGCCGCCTACGCCCTGTATGACTCGCGCGACAAGGGGCGCTATATGCCGTTGTACGGCCTGCTGTCCGGCATGCTGTTGTGGCTGCTGGATGCCATGGTCGATGTCTATGTCCTGCAGGTTCCCCAGACCCTGGTCGAGAATCTGATCTTCCCGCCACTGTTCGACATTGCCCTGCGCAGCGGCATTATCGTGTTGATGGTCGCCCTCGGCGTGGCGGCACGGCGCAAACTCAAACGCCAGGAATCCCTGCAACAGGAATTGCTGGAATACAAAAACCGGCTGGAAGAGCTGATCGAACTGCGCGCCGAGGAAGTCCGCAATCCCGCCGACTCGGTTAACTCCGAGATTACCGTGTTAAAGGATCGTACCCGCGACCTGGAAGAGATCGCCAGCATCGATGGCCTGACCCGGTTCTATAACCGGCGTAAGTTCGGCGATCTGATCGACTACGAACTGGCGCGCCAGCAACGCTATCATCACAGCCTGTCACTGATCCTGGTGGACATCGATCGCTTCTGTGAGATCGCCGCCGTCCACGGCCAGGCCACCAGCGAACACGTCATTCGCAGTGTCGCCAGTCGCATTCACTCGCGCATCCGCGCTACCGACATCCCGGCCCGCTGGTCGGAAGACGAGTTCGCGATCCTCATTCCCGAAACCCGCCAGAGCGATGCCCGGCGCCTGGCGCAAAAACTGGTCAAGGCCATCGACGGCACCCTGATCGATAACTTTGGCCTGGTCAGTATCAGCTGCGGCGTCACCGAAGCGCAGGCGCAGGACAACGTGGAACAGTTCACCGACCGCTGCGTGGAAGCGGTGCGGCTGGCGCGCGAGGGTGGGGGGAACCGGGTGGAAGTGTTGTAA